From the Methylobacterium currus genome, one window contains:
- a CDS encoding efflux RND transporter periplasmic adaptor subunit translates to MRRLRLAAVIPALLLMAGVPARAQAPGGPPPAVTVAKPVVKEVVEHDDFTGRFNAIEYVEVRARVTGYLQKIHFQDGAVVKKGDLLFTIDRRPYKAALDQATAALASAQARLNFTQTDLERAQTLSRSGNISEQVTDQRRQNSLTAQADVDSATAALRQAQLNYDFTEVRSPIDGRISQRNVTEGNIVITDQTMLTTIVSLDPIYFSFTVDERSFLAYQGTLRIGMGATQNEHTVPILVALTGEDKPTRKGVLNFVDNRVDEATGTVLLRATVENPDRFIKPGLFGIVSMPASKPYRGVLIPDDAIGANQDKRLVYVVGPDNVVQPRNIRPGPKIDGYRVVRDGLKGDETIVITGLTRVRPGAKVTPEVKELPPVRQ, encoded by the coding sequence ATGCGCAGGCTGAGGCTGGCGGCGGTGATCCCGGCGCTCCTGCTGATGGCCGGTGTCCCGGCGCGGGCCCAGGCGCCCGGCGGGCCGCCCCCGGCGGTCACGGTCGCCAAGCCCGTGGTCAAGGAAGTGGTGGAGCACGACGACTTCACCGGCCGCTTCAACGCGATCGAGTATGTCGAGGTGCGGGCCCGGGTCACCGGCTACCTCCAAAAGATCCACTTCCAGGACGGCGCCGTGGTGAAGAAGGGCGACCTGCTCTTCACCATCGACCGGCGGCCCTACAAGGCCGCCCTCGACCAGGCCACGGCGGCCCTGGCCTCGGCCCAGGCCCGGCTGAACTTCACCCAGACCGATCTCGAGCGCGCCCAGACGCTGAGCCGGTCCGGCAACATTTCCGAGCAGGTCACCGACCAGCGCCGGCAGAACTCCCTGACGGCCCAGGCCGATGTCGACAGCGCCACCGCGGCCCTGCGCCAGGCCCAGCTCAACTACGACTTCACCGAGGTGCGCTCGCCGATCGACGGGCGAATCTCGCAGCGCAACGTCACCGAGGGCAACATCGTCATCACCGACCAGACGATGCTGACCACGATCGTCTCCCTCGACCCGATCTACTTCTCGTTCACGGTCGATGAGCGCTCGTTCCTGGCCTATCAGGGAACGCTGCGCATCGGCATGGGGGCGACCCAGAACGAGCACACGGTGCCGATCCTGGTGGCGCTGACCGGCGAGGACAAGCCGACCCGCAAGGGCGTGCTCAACTTCGTCGACAACCGGGTCGACGAGGCGACCGGCACGGTGCTGTTGCGCGCCACGGTCGAGAACCCGGACCGGTTCATCAAGCCCGGCCTGTTCGGCATCGTCAGCATGCCGGCCTCGAAGCCCTATCGCGGCGTGCTGATCCCCGACGACGCGATCGGCGCCAACCAGGACAAGCGCCTCGTCTACGTCGTCGGCCCGGACAACGTGGTCCAGCCGCGCAACATCCGCCCCGGCCCGAAGATCGACGGCTACCGGGTGGTGCGCGACGGCCTCAAGGGCGACGAGACCATCGTGATCACCGGCCTCACCCGGGTGCGCCCGGGCGCCAAGGTCACGCCCGAGGTCAAGGAACTGCCGCCGGTCCGCCAGTAA
- a CDS encoding rhodanese-like domain-containing protein, translated as MAIVDWDRDAVKSGLADGSVLLIDVREPNEFEAGHIPGSVSFPLSSFDVERLQALIAADGRRPVLSCAAGVRSARALQYLQSQGLPLAEHYAGGFKDWANAGETVE; from the coding sequence GGCGATCGTCGATTGGGATCGGGATGCGGTGAAGAGCGGCCTGGCGGACGGATCCGTCCTGCTGATCGACGTGCGCGAGCCCAACGAGTTCGAAGCGGGCCACATCCCGGGCTCGGTGTCCTTCCCGCTCTCGAGCTTCGACGTCGAGCGGCTGCAGGCTTTGATCGCCGCGGATGGCCGTCGGCCGGTCCTGTCCTGCGCCGCCGGCGTGCGCTCCGCGCGGGCGCTGCAATACCTCCAGAGCCAGGGCCTCCCCCTGGCCGAGCATTATGCCGGCGGGTTCAAGGACTGGGCCAATGCCGGCGAGACCGTGGAATAG